AGGATGTACTTTCAAGAAGTAGGCATAGGTTATGTATGTGGCACATATGGGAGAAATTGAAGACAAAGGTATTAACTGCGTTTTATGATATAACAAACTGAAattttaattgttttattattGCGTTTTATGTATTATACAATAAGATCACCAAATATTTTTATCAATAGAATTACAAAACAATTGCGTTTTACCATCAATTCATTATGTTTATCATTTTCAATATATTGTTTTTAAattattgcgttttatgttttataatattattacTTTTTTATTCAGGTTGGTCCTGTTTTGTCTGCAAACACTGATTTTAATACAAGAATGACTCATGTTGTTTGGAATGATACTATTAGTCCAGAAGATTTTGAAACTGAGTGGCATTCAATAATGTCTACTTTTGGATTGGAAAATCATGAGTGGTTAAAAGATATGTACGATCTTCGATTTGACTGGATTCCTGCTTATTACCATGGAGAGGATTTGGCTGGTCTTATGCGTACTACTTCGAGATGTGAAAGCGAGAATTACTTCTTTGGTCAGATTTGCAATCCAAGATGTACACTTGTTGAATTTTTCACTCATTTTGAGACTGCAATGGATATTCAAAGGCATGAGCATAGGAGGAATGATCATGATACAAGGTATATTGAGTCTAAGCCCTGGAGTGACTTTGTATTGGAGAAACAAGCATCAGAAATATACACCAAAACAATTTTTAAGGATATTCAGATTGAAATTGATGCTGCCATTACAAAGTGTATGTCAAAGTCTCTTGATATTGTGGGTGATGTTCAATATTTTGAAATAAAGGATTTCAGACAGCCATGCACATCTTTTTTGAaggtattttttaaatttatatatttttaaatatctATTGCGTTTTATTATTCCATCATTCATTGCGTTTTAtcattatatgaaaatatagttTTATCTGTATTATAATTAAGATTCATtgcgttttatatttaatttcACTAATTTTATATAGCTTTTTAATCTTATTTACAGGTGCAATACAGCAAACAAGAAGATGGATTAACAATAAGTTGTTCTTGCAAACGGTTTGAACAATTTGGTATATTATGCCGGCATATATTTTACGTTTTACGGTATGATGATATAAATGAGTTTCCTAGAAGATATGTTCATAGAAGATGGATGAGAGATGTTGTTTCTGTTGGATCAAATCATTCAAATATTCGGTTTGATGAAATTGGTAGGAATAGTGAAATTgataaagtttatagagaaatcGTTGTTGCAAATGAGTATGTGGTTAATAGGCTGGTTGGCGATATAGATGAGTTGTGTCGTTACAGGGAtcatattaaaagttatattgaTAAAGCGGATGAGGTTATGGTTGCTGCGCCGCCTCCTAGTCGCAAAGAAAGATTTGCTGAAATTGGAGGGAACATAGAAAAATCAGATTCTATTATTCGTGTGCCGATCAAAACAAGGACCAAAGGATGCGGTGTACAAAAAAGGATCAAGTCAAATCGTGAGATTGCAATTCAGAAATCATCAAAGATCCAGAAATCGTGCCGTGTATGTGGTGAAAAAGGACATAACAGTCGCACATGTAAAGATAAGGTTTCTTCTAATGCTATAGGTTCTAGCAATGCAATGTAATTATGTATAGAAATTCTGACAAAATCAGATatcaataagtaaaaaaaaatttgtcaTTGCGTTTTATGATGTATATGTTTCATCTCATTTTATTACTGAGTTTTATAATATCCATCATATTTATCAGTATGTTTTGGTTAATTGCGTTTTATCATACCAACAATATATTGTAATTGCGttttatacatgaacaatataatttaaattgtATTTTTTGATTAATGCGTTTTATTGTAACATAGATCATAGAACAAATTAAACACGAAATGATGACAACACTAAGATTCCAA
Above is a window of Helianthus annuus cultivar XRQ/B chromosome 14, HanXRQr2.0-SUNRISE, whole genome shotgun sequence DNA encoding:
- the LOC110877180 gene encoding protein FAR1-RELATED SEQUENCE 5-like, yielding MSNQKKNYTVFGDIFGFDATYKSNKYDLVFVPFTGIDNHYRNVTFGGALLGSETADSYRWLLRCFVNAFGSEPKVVVTDQDAAMKRAIKDVLSRSRHRLCMWHIWEKLKTKVGPVLSANTDFNTRMTHVVWNDTISPEDFETEWHSIMSTFGLENHEWLKDMYDLRFDWIPAYYHGEDLAGLMRTTSRCESENYFFGQICNPRCTLVEFFTHFETAMDIQRHEHRRNDHDTRYIESKPWSDFVLEKQASEIYTKTIFKDIQIEIDAAITKCMSKSLDIVGDVQYFEIKDFRQPCTSFLKVQYSKQEDGLTISCSCKRFEQFGILCRHIFYVLRYDDINEFPRRYVHRRWMRDVVSVGSNHSNIRFDEIGRNSEIDKVYREIVVANEYVVNRLVGDIDELCRYRDHIKSYIDKADEVMVAAPPPSRKERFAEIGGNIEKSDSIIRVPIKTRTKGCGVQKRIKSNREIAIQKSSKIQKSCRVCGEKGHNSRTCKDKVSSNAIGSSNAM